The following are from one region of the Methanobrevibacter sp. genome:
- a CDS encoding ribonuclease VapC, whose translation MNDLYYVLDASAFINGFEPKSQYNFTVSEITAEVKDLKSKILLDQAIEEGKIIIKEPSDESIKELNETISKSGDDLRLSEADKKLLALALDLRSENENIKVLTDDYSMQNVLKIIEIPYDSIITEGIKGVYNWVKTCEGCKKEFDADYPFDDCEICGSKVFKRRIKTY comes from the coding sequence ATGAATGATTTATATTATGTCTTAGATGCTTCAGCATTTATTAATGGCTTTGAACCTAAAAGCCAATATAACTTTACAGTGTCTGAAATAACCGCTGAAGTGAAGGACTTGAAGTCTAAGATATTATTGGATCAGGCTATTGAAGAAGGAAAGATTATAATAAAGGAGCCAAGTGATGAATCCATAAAGGAATTGAATGAAACAATCTCAAAATCCGGAGATGATTTGCGATTGTCCGAAGCGGATAAGAAACTCTTGGCTTTGGCTTTAGACTTAAGAAGTGAAAATGAGAACATTAAGGTCTTGACCGATGACTATTCAATGCAGAATGTCTTGAAGATCATTGAAATTCCCTATGACAGCATAATAACTGAAGGAATAAAGGGAGTCTATAATTGGGTTAAGACATGTGAAGGATGCAAGAAGGAGTTCGATGCTGACTATCCTTTTGACGATTGTGAAATATGCGGGTCTAAAGTGTTTAAAAGAAGAATAAAAACATATTAA
- a CDS encoding methanogenesis marker 3 protein: MLIKINGEDVDIPEGSTIRDAIELSNAPYKKGSIVCLIKGESEIQSNILKYKIKTPKGSILIELEVSEKSQPLTDFFKENYSQFVSNNVRWETSNEVAIGPVSSNFEPSHDEFAYFDNEVLISLSGFSNDATHIIFVKDDHTNVYGVPKYSDRGVFARVIGGRKTLFSLTDDDEILAIEPIIERSTVRESTGGSNLDEVLEEGNQLFTYVLFEPNFNSPKSVEHLFSLIRNDRIEVSFESNSFVGFYELTGLTKEKEEIAERKRGTVTLRNDGFGKGRVYIYREDRVRAETHTSLATVKQGMELFDIAKKGDFITVRSSPDRIMLQMMTQKDAEEKLQALGVKHIRTGNDDDDAIIVTQEPESTVGILEAGEVTTFGLASDELLKVKLTDKAPRTRWYLEKITGLAEKPVGTLKVYFAVPDMNMFMFHGDTDESKGLIPENIPTDKMEAGEIGVTNMSRKNLGLIGIRTIDTDEFGPTGEAFSATNVVGKVVENIEGLNKLKDGDTLYIYEVYEEDE; the protein is encoded by the coding sequence ATGCTAATTAAAATTAATGGAGAAGATGTGGATATTCCTGAAGGTTCTACCATAAGGGATGCTATAGAGCTTTCAAACGCTCCTTATAAGAAAGGTAGTATCGTTTGTCTTATCAAGGGAGAAAGCGAGATACAAAGCAACATTCTCAAGTATAAGATAAAGACACCTAAGGGAAGTATTCTCATTGAATTGGAAGTTTCTGAAAAATCACAGCCTTTAACTGATTTCTTCAAGGAAAACTACTCTCAGTTTGTTTCCAATAATGTTCGTTGGGAAACCTCCAATGAAGTGGCTATCGGCCCTGTCAGTTCCAATTTCGAACCGTCACATGATGAGTTTGCATACTTTGACAATGAGGTTCTTATTAGCCTCTCAGGATTTTCAAATGATGCCACTCACATAATCTTTGTGAAGGATGACCACACAAATGTCTATGGTGTTCCGAAATACAGTGACCGTGGAGTCTTTGCAAGGGTTATAGGTGGAAGGAAAACATTGTTTTCACTCACTGATGATGATGAGATCCTGGCTATCGAACCTATAATAGAGCGCAGTACAGTTAGGGAAAGTACCGGCGGTTCAAACTTGGATGAGGTTTTGGAGGAAGGAAATCAATTGTTCACCTATGTTCTTTTTGAACCAAACTTCAATTCCCCTAAGTCTGTTGAACATCTGTTCTCACTCATTAGAAACGACAGGATTGAAGTCAGCTTTGAATCAAATTCCTTTGTTGGTTTCTATGAACTGACAGGTTTGACCAAGGAGAAAGAGGAGATTGCTGAACGTAAGAGAGGAACAGTCACCTTGAGAAACGATGGATTCGGTAAAGGTAGAGTTTATATTTATAGAGAAGACAGGGTTAGAGCTGAAACCCACACCAGCCTAGCTACAGTGAAGCAGGGAATGGAATTGTTTGACATTGCCAAAAAGGGAGATTTCATCACTGTAAGAAGCAGTCCTGACAGGATTATGCTGCAGATGATGACTCAAAAGGATGCAGAGGAAAAACTGCAGGCCTTAGGTGTCAAGCATATCCGGACTGGAAATGATGATGATGATGCAATCATTGTAACCCAAGAGCCTGAAAGCACTGTTGGAATCCTGGAAGCCGGTGAAGTCACTACCTTTGGTTTGGCTAGCGATGAATTGCTCAAGGTCAAATTGACCGATAAGGCTCCAAGGACCAGATGGTATCTGGAAAAGATCACTGGCCTTGCAGAAAAGCCGGTTGGAACATTGAAGGTTTACTTTGCGGTTCCGGACATGAACATGTTCATGTTCCACGGGGATACCGACGAATCCAAGGGACTTATTCCGGAAAACATTCCAACTGACAAGATGGAAGCGGGAGAGATTGGAGTGACAAACATGTCCCGTAAGAACTTAGGTCTAATTGGTATTAGAACCATTGATACCGATGAGTTCGGACCTACCGGTGAGGCATTCTCCGCTACAAACGTTGTCGGTAAGGTTGTTGAAAACATTGAAGGCTTGAACAAGCTTAAAGATGGGGACACTCTTTATATTTATGAAGTTTACGAGGAGGACGAATAG
- a CDS encoding acetolactate synthase, whose product MSVKQLSVFLENKEGKLKKAVNAMSQAGVNIRALSIADSSKYGILRLIVSDNETAINALREEKFTVKETDVIVVGVKDEPNGLNTMLEILEKESINVEYLYAFVSSKTDEAIVVVKIENYEDGLKALQNGNANILSKEDLAEL is encoded by the coding sequence ATGAGTGTAAAACAACTTTCCGTATTTCTTGAAAACAAAGAGGGAAAACTGAAAAAGGCTGTTAATGCAATGTCACAGGCAGGGGTTAACATCAGAGCCCTTTCCATTGCAGACAGTTCAAAATATGGAATCTTAAGATTGATAGTTTCCGACAATGAAACAGCAATAAATGCATTGAGGGAAGAGAAGTTCACAGTCAAGGAAACCGATGTAATCGTTGTAGGGGTAAAGGACGAACCAAATGGACTCAACACAATGCTTGAAATCTTAGAGAAGGAAAGCATCAATGTGGAATACCTTTATGCATTCGTCAGCTCCAAGACCGATGAGGCCATTGTTGTTGTCAAGATAGAAAACTATGAGGATGGATTGAAAGCACTCCAAAATGGAAACGCAAACATCCTATCCAAAGAAGATTTAGCTGAATTATAA
- the pyrE gene encoding orotate phosphoribosyltransferase, whose translation MVTKEYLIEILKENKVFEEGEFTLASGKKSNYYVNMKRAITEPEILSTIAKLINEKIDDDIDKIAGPALGAVPIATAVSLESKKPLLMIRKEKKGYGTSKLIEGDLNEGDNVILVEDVTTTGGSLLKAINAIVDNHGIVKKAFVVVDREEGAMETFANEGIVLEPLISVSEFFE comes from the coding sequence ATGGTTACTAAAGAGTATTTGATTGAAATATTAAAGGAAAACAAGGTTTTTGAAGAAGGTGAGTTCACCCTTGCTTCAGGAAAGAAAAGCAATTATTATGTCAATATGAAGAGGGCAATCACCGAACCTGAAATATTGTCCACCATAGCTAAACTGATCAATGAGAAAATCGATGATGACATTGATAAGATTGCAGGTCCGGCTTTAGGTGCCGTTCCTATAGCGACCGCCGTTTCACTTGAATCCAAAAAACCTCTTTTAATGATTAGAAAAGAGAAAAAGGGGTACGGAACTTCAAAATTGATTGAAGGGGATTTGAATGAAGGTGACAATGTAATTCTTGTTGAGGATGTTACCACCACTGGAGGTTCACTCTTAAAGGCAATAAATGCAATAGTTGATAATCATGGAATAGTTAAAAAAGCATTTGTTGTTGTGGACAGGGAAGAAGGTGCAATGGAGACCTTTGCAAATGAAGGAATTGTGCTTGAACCATTAATTTCCGTAAGCGAATTTTTTGAATAA
- a CDS encoding phenylacetate--CoA ligase has translation MIWNENAECMGRQEKEEMQLALLQKQVKRVYENVPFYKKKFDDAGFHPDDLKTLDDISKIPFTTKADLREAYPFGLFAVPEDEIIEIHSTSGTTGTPVVSGYTQKDIDIWGECTARAIAMAGGDKNSKIQNSYGYGLFTGGFGIDHGAKTMGATVIPMSAGNTARQLKIMEDFQSDILTCTPSYAMYLAESLEKEGYKADDISLRGGIFGAEMWTEEMRNSLEEKLGITAHNIYGLTELMGPGVSAECKYQTGLHIQEDHFYPEIINSETGEILEDGQKGELVLTNLTREGMPVIRFRTKDITTLRRDECPCGRTTVRMDRITGRSDDMLKIKGVMVYPSQIEAAILQIEGLTANYQIHVSRPHTLDEIEVKVETSPEVFSDEMKKIEEFERMIARKIQSAIGISVDVTLVEPESLPRSEGKAIRVIDERNFD, from the coding sequence ATGATTTGGAATGAAAATGCAGAATGTATGGGAAGGCAAGAGAAGGAAGAGATGCAACTTGCCTTACTCCAAAAGCAAGTGAAGAGAGTTTATGAAAACGTGCCATTCTACAAGAAGAAATTCGATGATGCTGGATTCCATCCAGATGATTTGAAAACCCTTGATGACATTAGCAAAATCCCATTTACAACCAAAGCGGATTTGAGAGAAGCCTATCCATTTGGATTATTTGCAGTGCCTGAAGATGAAATAATTGAAATCCACAGTACCTCCGGTACCACTGGAACCCCCGTAGTGTCCGGATACACACAGAAGGACATTGACATTTGGGGAGAATGTACTGCAAGAGCCATTGCAATGGCTGGAGGAGATAAGAACTCCAAGATCCAAAACTCTTACGGATACGGATTATTCACTGGAGGATTCGGTATAGACCACGGCGCAAAGACCATGGGAGCGACTGTCATACCAATGTCAGCAGGAAATACAGCAAGGCAATTGAAGATCATGGAAGATTTCCAAAGCGACATATTGACATGCACACCATCATATGCAATGTACTTGGCGGAATCCCTTGAAAAGGAAGGATACAAAGCAGATGACATCAGCCTAAGGGGAGGAATCTTCGGAGCTGAAATGTGGACTGAAGAAATGAGAAACTCACTTGAGGAAAAGCTCGGAATCACCGCACATAACATTTATGGATTGACTGAACTCATGGGACCGGGAGTGTCTGCAGAATGCAAATATCAAACCGGTTTGCATATTCAGGAAGACCATTTCTATCCGGAAATCATCAACTCTGAAACCGGAGAAATCCTTGAAGACGGACAGAAAGGAGAATTGGTCTTGACCAACCTCACAAGAGAGGGAATGCCTGTCATAAGATTCAGAACCAAGGACATAACCACACTTAGAAGAGATGAATGTCCTTGCGGCAGAACTACCGTAAGAATGGATAGAATCACTGGAAGAAGCGATGACATGCTTAAGATCAAAGGAGTTATGGTTTACCCATCTCAAATTGAAGCAGCCATCTTGCAAATTGAAGGATTGACAGCAAACTATCAAATTCATGTTTCAAGACCTCACACTCTTGATGAAATCGAAGTGAAAGTGGAAACTTCACCTGAAGTCTTCTCTGACGAAATGAAGAAGATTGAGGAATTTGAAAGAATGATTGCCAGAAAAATCCAAAGTGCAATAGGAATCAGTGTGGATGTAACATTAGTGGAACCTGAATCCTTGCCAAGAAGTGAGGGAAAGGCCATTAGGGTAATTGATGAGAGGAACTTTGATTAG
- a CDS encoding amino acid ABC transporter substrate-binding protein, which translates to MNKKIGIILGVVFLTFLLIGASSAGWFDFLGDEASADNDDSTLVVGFDAEFPPYGYKDDNGEYVGFDLDLAQEVCDRNNWTLVKQPIDWDAKDSELDSGSIDCIWNGFTINGREDDYTWSEPYIDNKQVIVVKTDSGIDDLDDLEGKIVETQKDSSALAALEGDQKPLADTFDSLTQIADYNTAFMDLESGACDAVAIDIGVAQYQISQKGSDQYKILDEEISSEQYGVGFKKGNDELKDQIQATLDEMFEDGTVEEIAKKYDEFGVPGSLIQK; encoded by the coding sequence ATGAATAAAAAAATAGGAATTATATTAGGAGTTGTATTCTTAACCTTCTTATTAATCGGAGCATCCAGCGCAGGATGGTTTGATTTCTTAGGTGATGAAGCATCTGCTGATAACGATGACAGCACTTTAGTTGTTGGTTTCGATGCAGAATTCCCTCCATATGGTTACAAAGACGATAACGGGGAATATGTTGGATTTGACTTAGACTTAGCACAAGAGGTTTGTGACAGAAACAACTGGACTTTAGTGAAACAGCCAATAGACTGGGACGCTAAGGACAGTGAATTAGACTCTGGTTCTATCGACTGTATTTGGAACGGATTTACCATCAACGGTAGAGAAGACGACTACACCTGGTCTGAACCTTACATTGACAACAAACAAGTAATTGTTGTAAAAACTGATTCCGGTATCGACGATTTAGATGACTTAGAAGGTAAAATCGTAGAAACCCAAAAAGACTCCTCAGCTTTAGCAGCTCTTGAAGGAGATCAAAAACCATTAGCAGACACCTTTGATTCATTAACTCAAATTGCTGACTATAACACCGCATTCATGGACTTAGAATCCGGTGCATGTGACGCAGTTGCAATCGATATTGGTGTAGCTCAATACCAAATCAGCCAAAAAGGCAGTGACCAATACAAAATATTAGATGAGGAAATTTCCTCTGAACAATATGGTGTAGGTTTCAAAAAAGGTAATGATGAGTTAAAAGACCAAATCCAAGCTACTTTAGACGAAATGTTTGAAGACGGAACCGTTGAAGAAATCGCTAAAAAATACGATGAATTTGGTGTTCCAGGTTCTCTTATTCAAAAATAA
- a CDS encoding sodium:solute symporter family protein yields MDYFLLGIVFIVYFLMVGYVGYLAWKRTNSSEDFMVAGRQTHPYIMALSYGATFISTAAIVGFGGVAGKYGMGILWLAFLNILIGIFIAFVFFGKRTRRMGKNLGSLTFPEFLGRRFNSKFIQYFSGILIFCAMPIYAAVVLIGAARFMESSLMLDFNVALLVLAIVICGYVLFGGLKGVMYTDALQGSIMFIGMLILLVFIYWVLGGVTEANTALTNMAHLYPADAIAEGGTGWTSFPRFGSPFWWSLVTTTIMGVGIGALAQPQLAVRFMTVKSDKELHRSLLIGAVFIFVMTGSAYVVGSLCNVYFYQNFGQIAIDYVGGNMDSIIPTFISTALPEWFVYIFLLSLLAAAMSTLSSQYHTQGTALGHDIVDALKNKGDSDGYSDLEIKTKSIKETKIGFISVSQLGILIAVVLSLVIGLSLPGSIVALGTSLFMGLCAAAFLPVYCAALFWKRATKEGAIAGLLSGTFTSLFLLVFVFKKTATGLGICKFIFGVDMLINTMPWYTIDVMIFAIPVSVIFTVVVSLLTQPMEKEILDRSFKGLDSGAK; encoded by the coding sequence ATGGATTATTTTTTATTAGGAATTGTTTTTATTGTTTACTTCCTTATGGTAGGGTATGTCGGATACCTTGCTTGGAAAAGAACCAATTCTTCCGAAGACTTTATGGTTGCAGGTAGGCAGACTCACCCATACATCATGGCATTGAGTTATGGGGCTACCTTTATCTCTACAGCAGCTATTGTAGGTTTTGGAGGAGTGGCAGGTAAATATGGTATGGGTATACTATGGCTTGCATTCCTGAATATTCTCATAGGTATATTCATTGCATTCGTATTCTTCGGTAAAAGAACTCGTAGAATGGGTAAGAACCTTGGTTCTCTCACATTCCCAGAGTTTTTAGGCCGTAGATTCAATAGTAAATTCATACAGTACTTCAGTGGAATTTTAATCTTCTGTGCCATGCCTATTTACGCAGCGGTAGTGCTCATCGGTGCAGCAAGATTTATGGAATCTTCCTTAATGCTTGATTTCAATGTGGCTCTTTTGGTTCTAGCAATCGTAATCTGCGGATACGTATTGTTCGGTGGATTGAAAGGGGTTATGTATACCGATGCATTGCAGGGAAGTATCATGTTTATCGGAATGTTGATCTTGCTCGTATTCATTTACTGGGTATTAGGTGGAGTTACTGAAGCAAACACTGCACTTACCAATATGGCTCACCTTTATCCTGCAGATGCCATTGCAGAGGGAGGTACCGGTTGGACAAGCTTCCCAAGATTTGGAAGCCCATTCTGGTGGTCTCTTGTAACCACAACCATCATGGGAGTAGGTATCGGTGCTTTGGCTCAACCGCAATTGGCTGTAAGATTCATGACTGTAAAATCTGACAAGGAATTGCACAGATCCCTTTTAATCGGTGCGGTATTCATCTTTGTCATGACCGGTAGTGCTTATGTTGTAGGTTCCTTATGTAACGTTTACTTCTATCAGAACTTCGGACAGATAGCCATTGACTATGTTGGAGGAAACATGGACTCAATCATTCCAACATTCATCTCAACTGCACTTCCTGAATGGTTTGTATATATCTTCCTGCTTTCATTGCTTGCAGCGGCCATGTCTACCTTGTCTTCCCAGTACCATACTCAGGGTACTGCTCTTGGACACGATATTGTGGACGCACTTAAGAACAAGGGAGACAGTGACGGATACAGTGATTTGGAAATCAAGACCAAATCAATCAAGGAGACTAAAATCGGATTCATTTCAGTTAGCCAATTAGGTATTCTGATTGCAGTTGTATTATCATTGGTAATCGGATTGTCCTTGCCTGGAAGCATTGTTGCATTAGGTACTTCATTGTTTATGGGATTATGTGCGGCAGCATTCCTTCCTGTTTACTGTGCAGCATTATTCTGGAAACGCGCTACAAAAGAGGGAGCCATTGCAGGACTTTTATCAGGTACTTTCACAAGCCTGTTCCTCCTTGTATTCGTATTCAAGAAGACTGCAACAGGTCTTGGTATCTGCAAGTTCATATTTGGAGTAGATATGCTTATCAATACAATGCCATGGTACACCATTGATGTGATGATATTTGCCATTCCGGTTTCTGTAATATTCACTGTTGTTGTAAGCTTGCTTACACAGCCAATGGAAAAGGAGATTCTTGACAGATCCTTCAAAGGTCTTGACAGCGGAGCCAAATAG
- a CDS encoding amino acid ABC transporter permease — MLLSKVIEELMWGMGTSIEIFLLTLLFSIPLGLAVAAGRMSSFKPLQWFMKAYISIMRGTPLMLQLIVVFFGPYYIFGMTLSRDFRMIAVIIAFTINYAAYFAEIFRGGIESIPNGQYEAAQVLGYNRIETFFIIILPQVVKIVLPSITNEVITLVKDTSLSFVLAIPEMFTVAKQIAAAEASISALLIAGAFYYVFNALVAILMERFEKRLDYYDT; from the coding sequence ATGTTATTAAGTAAAGTTATTGAAGAATTGATGTGGGGTATGGGCACTTCAATTGAAATCTTCTTGCTTACATTGCTCTTTTCCATTCCTTTAGGGCTTGCAGTGGCCGCAGGAAGAATGAGCAGCTTCAAGCCATTGCAATGGTTCATGAAGGCTTATATTTCAATCATGAGAGGTACTCCATTGATGCTGCAATTGATTGTGGTGTTCTTTGGACCATACTATATTTTCGGGATGACCCTTTCAAGGGATTTCAGGATGATTGCAGTTATCATCGCATTCACCATCAACTATGCCGCTTACTTTGCAGAGATTTTCCGTGGAGGAATCGAATCCATTCCAAACGGCCAGTATGAGGCTGCACAGGTCTTAGGCTATAATAGAATAGAGACATTCTTCATAATTATCTTGCCTCAAGTGGTAAAGATAGTGCTTCCTTCCATTACCAATGAGGTAATCACTCTTGTTAAGGACACTTCACTTTCATTTGTGCTCGCAATTCCGGAAATGTTTACTGTTGCAAAGCAGATTGCAGCAGCTGAAGCATCCATTTCAGCATTGCTGATTGCAGGTGCCTTCTATTATGTATTCAATGCGCTGGTTGCAATTCTTATGGAACGCTTTGAAAAGAGGTTGGATTATTACGATACATAG
- a CDS encoding symporter small accessory protein gives MMVLGIEDPWIWSVYILMVAITLVCVIYGAVNWNKGD, from the coding sequence ATGATGGTTTTAGGAATAGAGGATCCATGGATTTGGAGTGTTTACATTCTTATGGTTGCAATCACTCTTGTTTGCGTCATTTATGGTGCAGTCAATTGGAATAAGGGAGATTAA
- a CDS encoding methanogenesis marker 2 protein — MDFNELVKSLQEFVGVSRKNSIEKVTKTLGEVYNISGEVLLDFGDDASAIDIGNNQVILLAADGIWGQLMSVNPYWAGYCSVLVNVNDIAAMGGKPIAMVNTMSIFDDEIYDDLLQGIVDGCKKFNVPMVGGHLHPDSEFNSLDVAIAGIAKKDSLITSAGANVGDKVLVAIDTDGRQHPQFALNWDTTYEKDDKLVQDQIKVMQEIAEAHLPTAGKDISNPGTLGTLEMLLEASGVGACVNLESIPRNPDVEWEDWLRAYPGAAFVLTAKEENCQEIIDTLSPYSFEVAVVGDVIEEKVLYLEYGEEKAVLFSQEKNPVLKRND, encoded by the coding sequence ATGGATTTTAATGAACTTGTAAAATCACTTCAGGAATTTGTAGGAGTCAGCAGAAAGAATTCCATTGAAAAGGTTACAAAGACTTTAGGTGAGGTCTATAATATATCTGGCGAGGTCCTTCTTGATTTTGGAGATGACGCTTCAGCCATTGACATTGGAAACAATCAGGTTATATTGCTTGCTGCCGATGGGATTTGGGGTCAATTGATGAGTGTGAATCCTTATTGGGCAGGCTATTGTTCAGTGCTTGTGAATGTTAACGATATAGCTGCAATGGGAGGAAAGCCAATAGCCATGGTAAATACAATGTCCATTTTTGATGATGAAATCTATGATGATCTCCTTCAGGGAATTGTCGACGGCTGTAAGAAGTTCAATGTTCCTATGGTTGGGGGACACCTTCACCCTGATTCCGAGTTCAATTCATTGGATGTGGCCATTGCAGGTATTGCCAAAAAGGATTCATTGATTACATCTGCAGGTGCAAATGTTGGAGACAAGGTTCTTGTAGCTATTGATACCGATGGCAGGCAACATCCTCAATTTGCTTTAAATTGGGATACAACCTATGAAAAGGACGATAAATTGGTCCAGGATCAGATAAAGGTCATGCAGGAAATTGCAGAGGCGCATCTTCCAACAGCTGGAAAGGATATCAGCAATCCTGGAACTCTTGGTACTTTAGAGATGCTCCTTGAGGCATCTGGTGTTGGGGCTTGTGTTAATCTTGAATCAATTCCAAGAAATCCTGATGTTGAATGGGAGGATTGGCTTAGGGCTTATCCTGGTGCTGCCTTTGTCTTGACAGCAAAGGAAGAGAACTGTCAGGAAATCATAGACACCTTAAGCCCATATTCATTTGAAGTTGCTGTTGTCGGTGATGTAATCGAAGAAAAAGTGCTTTATTTGGAATATGGTGAAGAGAAAGCGGTTTTATTTAGCCAAGAAAAAAATCCTGTTTTAAAGAGGAATGATTAG
- a CDS encoding methanogenesis marker 6 protein: MPANLCITPDLGKEDMDPEVSTRMIILSSKANVSESEVVNFLHMLNLPITIKWTCYGAMISGKDEYVKQAIRELRKLDPYGIFTKERGFAPGDPRRCRGHRYGPREGFHQMEKEFRILDYVGEALKNPKEVVIEKKEPVSVDYFKEILEEEENKKEDDK, translated from the coding sequence ATGCCTGCAAATTTATGTATAACTCCAGATTTAGGTAAAGAGGACATGGATCCTGAAGTTTCAACAAGGATGATCATTTTAAGTTCAAAGGCAAATGTTAGTGAAAGCGAGGTTGTAAACTTCCTGCACATGCTTAACTTGCCTATCACAATCAAATGGACTTGTTATGGAGCCATGATTAGTGGTAAGGATGAATATGTGAAACAAGCTATTCGTGAACTCCGTAAATTGGACCCTTATGGAATTTTCACCAAGGAAAGAGGTTTCGCTCCAGGAGACCCAAGAAGATGCAGAGGTCACAGATATGGACCAAGGGAAGGTTTCCACCAGATGGAGAAGGAATTCAGAATTCTTGATTATGTCGGAGAGGCTTTGAAGAATCCGAAGGAAGTTGTAATCGAGAAGAAGGAACCTGTTTCCGTTGATTACTTTAAGGAAATATTGGAAGAAGAAGAAAACAAAAAAGAGGATGATAAATAA
- a CDS encoding amino acid ABC transporter ATP-binding protein, which produces MSLLEVKNLKKSFGDNVVLKDISFNVEKGEVLSIIGPSGSGKSTLLRCITDLETEDSGIINFDGTFGLVFQNFNLFPHHSVMKNIANAPIRVQKRDKEEVYAHARDLLKKMGLEDKEDAYPSELSGGQQQRVSIARALCMNPDILFFDEPTSALDPELTGEILQVIKDLAAEHMTMVIVTHEMNFARNVSDTIIFMDGGVIVEQGSPEEVFSSDNQRMKEFLGKFYE; this is translated from the coding sequence ATGAGTTTATTGGAAGTTAAGAATCTTAAGAAAAGTTTTGGCGACAATGTTGTCTTGAAGGATATCTCTTTTAATGTTGAAAAGGGTGAAGTCTTGTCCATCATCGGCCCATCAGGATCCGGTAAATCCACATTGCTTAGATGCATCACTGATTTGGAGACTGAAGACAGCGGAATAATCAATTTTGATGGAACATTCGGTTTGGTGTTCCAGAACTTCAATCTCTTCCCTCACCATTCTGTAATGAAGAACATTGCAAATGCCCCTATAAGAGTTCAAAAGAGGGATAAGGAAGAGGTTTACGCTCATGCAAGGGACTTGCTCAAGAAGATGGGATTGGAGGATAAGGAAGATGCCTATCCTTCCGAATTGTCTGGTGGACAGCAGCAAAGGGTATCCATTGCAAGGGCATTATGCATGAACCCTGACATTCTGTTCTTTGACGAACCTACCTCTGCACTTGACCCTGAGCTTACCGGTGAAATCCTGCAGGTAATCAAGGATTTGGCTGCAGAGCATATGACAATGGTGATTGTAACCCACGAGATGAATTTCGCTAGAAATGTGTCTGATACCATTATCTTTATGGATGGTGGAGTCATTGTAGAGCAAGGATCCCCTGAAGAGGTGTTCTCATCAGACAACCAAAGAATGAAAGAGTTCTTAGGTAAATTCTATGAATGA
- a CDS encoding PRC-barrel domain-containing protein, producing MRIVKELVGKEVLGNDVMSMGKVVDVDIDLEDNNIESIIVSKGGIQETLNISNSELVIPFDMISKIGDKIILKDVFDEDFAQMEEEIEDLKSQL from the coding sequence ATGAGAATTGTAAAAGAATTGGTCGGTAAAGAAGTATTGGGCAATGATGTAATGAGTATGGGAAAAGTTGTTGATGTGGATATTGACTTGGAAGACAATAACATTGAATCAATCATAGTCTCTAAGGGAGGAATTCAGGAAACCTTGAACATCAGCAACAGTGAATTGGTCATTCCTTTTGACATGATTAGCAAGATTGGAGATAAGATCATTCTAAAGGATGTTTTTGATGAGGACTTTGCTCAAATGGAAGAGGAAATCGAAGACTTGAAGAGTCAATTATAA